A genomic region of Clarias gariepinus isolate MV-2021 ecotype Netherlands chromosome 23, CGAR_prim_01v2, whole genome shotgun sequence contains the following coding sequences:
- the LOC128511707 gene encoding ubiquitin-conjugating enzyme E2 J2, which produces MNNNGNKRAPTTATQRLKQDYLRIKKDPVPYICAEPLPSNILEWHYVVRGPEKTPYEGGYYHGKLVFPREFPFKPPSIYMITPNGRFKCNTRLCLSITDFHPDTWNPAWSVSTILTGLLSFMVEKGPTLGSIETSDYTKRQLSAQSLAFNLKDRVFCELFPEVVEEIKQKQKAQEELSSRPQALPLPDVVPDGEQGHFGLPEMNGHVPMGEAAAPQHLALQQANRNHGLLGGALANLFVIVGFAAFAYTVKYVLRSITQE; this is translated from the exons ATGAACAACAACGGGAATAAAAGGGCACCAACAACAGCAACACAGCGTCTAAAACAAGATTACCTCAGAATAAAGAAAGATCCAGTGCCTTACATCTGTGCTGAACCACTTCCCTCAAATATATTAGAATG GCATTATGTTGTTCGGGGACCAGAGAAAACACCTTATGAAG gTGGATACTATCACGGAAAATTGGTATTCCCGCGAGAATTTCCCTTCAAGCCACCTAGTATTTATATGATAACACCAAACGGGAGATTCAAGTGCAACACAag GTTATGCCTCTCCATTACTGATTTCCATCCAGACACGTGGAACCCTGCCTGGTCTGTGTCCACCATACTCACAGGGCTGCTAAGTTTCATGGTGGAGAAAGGTCCCACGTTGGGAAGCATTGAGACATCGGATTACACT AAAAGACAGCTGTCTGCACAGAGCTTGGCCTTTAACTTAAAGGACAGAGTCTTTTGTGAACTGTTTCCAGAAGTAGTTGAG GAGATCAAGCAGAAGCAAAAGGCTCAGGAGGAGCTTAGTTCACGGCCGCAGGCTCTGCCGCTTCCAGACGTGGTGCCAGATGGAGAGCAGGGTCACTTTGGGCTCCCAGAGATGAACGGGCACGTCCCTATGGGAGAAGCAGCGGCTCCTCAGCACCTTGCCCTCCAGCAGGCTAACCGCAATCATGGACTCCTTGGCGGAGCGCTTGCGAACCTGTTTGTAATAGTGGGCTTTGCTGCCTTTGCTTACACGGTAAAGTACGTACTTCGGAGCATAACCCAGGAATGA